A stretch of Peteryoungia algae DNA encodes these proteins:
- a CDS encoding siroheme synthase family protein gives MRKRSSQQNEDPGRIEPLAKLPVFWNLTDKRAVIAGGSDAAAWKAELLAACGAHVDVYAEAEGIGAAMQDLVEGKKVVVQNQPWHTGVFHGAVMAIADCESDDEARAFSCAARAAGVAFNIIDRPAYCQFQFGSIVNRSPVILSISTDGAAPILAQAIRRRVETLLPPSLKGWAATAQALRTTVNSQLEPGPKRRAFWERFVDRCFSSTKPPSELDRQELVSDVERLCSLPITGSVIIVGAGPGDAELLTLKAVRCLQSADLILFDDGVSSDVLELARREAKRMLVGAVEEDEPGRDMNLRQLVTGLARTGKRVVLLKAGDAAASEAVASMITELQMAGLQVDLIPGISESAGLSARGHAPAYVEATAPRARNARAQAR, from the coding sequence ATGCGCAAGCGCTCCTCGCAGCAGAATGAAGACCCAGGCCGGATCGAACCCCTGGCCAAACTTCCGGTGTTCTGGAACCTCACGGACAAGCGGGCCGTCATTGCCGGTGGATCGGATGCGGCGGCCTGGAAGGCCGAACTTCTGGCGGCCTGCGGAGCGCATGTTGACGTCTACGCCGAAGCCGAGGGGATCGGCGCGGCCATGCAGGATCTGGTCGAAGGCAAGAAGGTCGTGGTGCAGAACCAGCCTTGGCATACCGGCGTATTTCACGGAGCCGTCATGGCCATCGCTGATTGCGAGAGCGACGACGAAGCGCGCGCCTTTTCCTGTGCGGCGCGTGCGGCCGGCGTCGCATTCAACATCATCGACAGACCCGCCTATTGCCAGTTCCAATTCGGCTCCATCGTCAATCGCTCGCCCGTCATCCTGTCCATCTCGACGGATGGGGCAGCCCCGATCCTCGCCCAGGCCATTCGCCGGCGTGTCGAAACGCTTCTGCCTCCGTCGCTCAAAGGGTGGGCCGCGACGGCGCAAGCGCTGCGCACGACCGTGAACAGTCAATTGGAGCCCGGGCCGAAGCGGCGCGCCTTCTGGGAGCGCTTCGTCGATCGCTGCTTCTCATCGACGAAGCCACCCAGCGAGCTCGACCGGCAGGAGCTCGTCTCAGATGTCGAAAGGCTCTGCAGCCTGCCGATCACGGGTTCGGTGATCATTGTCGGCGCCGGGCCAGGCGACGCGGAATTGCTGACACTCAAGGCCGTCCGCTGCCTGCAATCGGCAGACCTCATTCTCTTTGATGACGGCGTCTCTTCCGACGTGCTGGAACTGGCAAGGCGGGAGGCCAAGCGCATGCTCGTCGGGGCGGTCGAGGAAGACGAGCCCGGGCGCGACATGAACCTGCGCCAATTGGTGACCGGACTTGCACGAACGGGAAAACGCGTCGTGCTGCTGAAGGCCGGAGACGCGGCAGCGTCGGAGGCGGTAGCCAGCATGATCACGGAATTGCAAATGGCGGGACTGCAGGTCGATCTCATTCCCGGGATTTCTGAAAGCGCGGGCCTGTCAGCCAGGGGACACGCGCCGGCATATGTCGAAGCGACGGCGCCCAGAGCGCGCAATGCCCGAGCCCAGGCGAGATAG
- a CDS encoding ribonuclease activity regulator RraA, translating to MMKLDPKLHAKFMAVSTATLTTAMFKKGLRNIFLQGPQRLRSGENMVGTAYTLRYIPAREDLDVLESFADRNNPQRKGVEECPEGAVFVIDSRGDASAASAGCILAARLQSRGCAGLVTDGGFRDSPEIAELKMPAYHVRPSAPTNLTKHHAVAINDPIGCGGVAVFPGDVMVGDNEGVVCIPRHLAEEIANEATEMTIFEDFVMEKVKEGASIFGLYPPTDPEIEGKYLEWRQINGR from the coding sequence ATGATGAAGCTGGATCCGAAATTGCACGCCAAGTTCATGGCGGTCAGCACGGCGACGCTCACCACTGCGATGTTCAAGAAGGGTCTGCGGAACATCTTCCTGCAGGGACCGCAGAGGCTTCGTTCCGGTGAAAACATGGTCGGAACTGCGTATACGCTCCGCTACATTCCGGCGCGTGAAGATCTCGATGTTCTGGAGTCCTTCGCGGACAGGAACAACCCGCAGCGCAAAGGGGTCGAAGAATGCCCCGAAGGAGCCGTGTTCGTTATCGACTCTCGCGGTGATGCCAGTGCGGCCTCCGCTGGCTGCATTCTGGCCGCCCGGCTGCAATCGCGTGGATGTGCCGGTCTTGTGACAGACGGCGGCTTTCGCGACAGCCCTGAAATCGCGGAACTCAAAATGCCCGCCTATCATGTACGCCCGAGTGCTCCGACCAATCTGACGAAGCACCACGCGGTAGCCATCAACGATCCGATCGGCTGTGGCGGCGTGGCTGTGTTTCCGGGGGACGTCATGGTCGGAGACAATGAGGGCGTTGTATGCATTCCTCGTCATCTGGCCGAGGAAATCGCGAATGAAGCGACCGAGATGACAATATTCGAGGATTTCGTTATGGAGAAGGTGAAAGAAGGTGCGTCCATCTTTGGACTTTATCCACCGACGGACCCCGAAATCGAAGGAAAGTATCTC
- a CDS encoding nitrate reductase, which translates to MTCETRTTCPYCGVGCGVIASIDDTGTVSVRGDPEHPANFGRLCSKGSALAETLDEDGRALFPEIYGQRANWDTALDLVADRFSRTIAEHGPDSVAFYLSGQLLTEDYYVANKLMKGFIGSGNIDTNSRLCMASSVAGHRRAFGADTVPGTYEDLELADLVVLVGSNLAWCHPVLYQRLAAAKASRPAMKIVVIDPRRTATSDLADLHLSVRPDGDVALFNGLLTHLADTDRIDQGFVGRHTTGFSDALLAASRMSMADLAEATGLSGMLIRQFFWLFASTERVVTCYSQGVNQSASGSDKVNAIINCHLATGRIGRQGMGPFSLTGQPNAMGGREVGGLANMLAAHMAIEDPQHRERVQRFWASPQIAGRPGLKAVDLFDAVADGRVKALWIMSTNPVVSMPDADKVKKAIEACPFVVVSDMQTNTDTARLAHVLLPATGWGEKSGTVTNSERRISRQRPFLAAPGEARPDWWHVTEVGKRMGFANAFDFDSPAAIFAEHAALSAFENDGARDFDIGAFAAINRDQYEALVPFQWPRPLAGAAKERFFADGQFYHPDGKARFVPVQPPLLPVELAHGTFVLNTGRVRDHWHTMTRTGKSARLSAHLAEPFCEIHPLDAAMHRIRDADLVKVANDEGHFILVRALLTERQARGSIFVPMHWTDETAFPARVDTLVKPDVDPVSGQPALKQSRVSLARHATTFHAFLVAAEKPTHLPFEYWAIAKAENGYRLELAGDEPEDGFETWFSQSLGLDEDIEIVRYRDVAAGDCRILALRGSRLVAAFFASRSPVAVSRQWAVDQLLTDHADATARSRIVAGRPGAGQRDKGATVCACFSVGAKEIARAVGQGCRSVEAIGQLLSAGTNCGSCRPEIRRIIDAQALLAAE; encoded by the coding sequence ATGACGTGCGAAACCCGCACCACCTGCCCCTATTGCGGCGTCGGTTGCGGCGTGATCGCAAGCATCGATGATACGGGGACCGTCAGCGTCCGGGGTGATCCGGAGCATCCTGCCAATTTCGGCCGCCTGTGCTCGAAGGGCTCGGCGCTTGCCGAAACGCTGGACGAAGACGGACGCGCCCTGTTTCCGGAAATATACGGGCAGCGGGCGAACTGGGACACGGCACTCGATCTCGTCGCGGATCGTTTCAGCCGCACGATCGCCGAGCATGGGCCGGATTCCGTGGCCTTCTATCTCTCCGGCCAGCTCCTGACCGAGGACTATTACGTCGCCAACAAGCTGATGAAGGGCTTCATCGGTTCTGGCAACATCGACACGAATTCAAGGCTTTGCATGGCCTCTTCGGTCGCTGGTCACCGCCGGGCCTTCGGGGCCGACACGGTTCCGGGCACCTATGAGGATCTCGAACTCGCAGACCTCGTTGTTCTGGTCGGATCGAACCTCGCCTGGTGTCACCCGGTCCTCTACCAACGCCTTGCAGCCGCCAAGGCCTCTCGACCGGCGATGAAGATTGTCGTCATCGATCCGCGAAGAACTGCTACCTCCGACCTTGCCGACCTGCATCTTTCCGTGCGCCCGGACGGGGATGTGGCCCTGTTCAATGGCCTGCTGACCCATCTGGCCGACACCGACAGGATCGATCAGGGCTTTGTGGGCAGACATACGACAGGTTTTTCAGATGCTCTGCTTGCGGCATCGCGCATGTCGATGGCGGACCTCGCGGAAGCGACCGGTCTGTCCGGCATGCTGATCCGCCAGTTCTTCTGGCTTTTCGCCAGCACCGAACGGGTCGTGACCTGCTACAGCCAGGGGGTGAACCAGTCGGCCTCCGGAAGCGACAAGGTCAATGCCATCATCAATTGCCATCTGGCGACGGGTCGCATTGGACGGCAGGGTATGGGCCCGTTTTCCCTGACCGGCCAACCGAATGCCATGGGCGGGCGTGAGGTCGGCGGGCTCGCCAACATGCTGGCAGCGCATATGGCGATCGAGGATCCGCAACACCGGGAGCGGGTGCAGCGATTCTGGGCTTCGCCACAGATCGCCGGGCGTCCCGGCTTGAAAGCCGTCGACCTGTTCGATGCCGTTGCCGACGGACGGGTGAAGGCGCTCTGGATCATGTCGACCAATCCTGTGGTTTCGATGCCCGATGCCGACAAGGTCAAAAAGGCCATCGAGGCCTGCCCGTTCGTTGTCGTTTCGGACATGCAGACGAATACCGACACGGCACGCCTCGCGCATGTCCTGTTACCGGCCACCGGCTGGGGCGAGAAATCCGGCACGGTTACCAATTCCGAGCGGCGGATTTCACGCCAACGGCCGTTTCTCGCGGCGCCTGGAGAAGCGCGTCCCGACTGGTGGCACGTCACCGAAGTTGGCAAGCGCATGGGCTTTGCAAACGCTTTCGACTTCGACTCGCCGGCCGCGATTTTCGCTGAACATGCCGCCCTTTCCGCCTTCGAGAACGACGGCGCCCGCGATTTCGACATCGGCGCCTTTGCAGCCATCAACCGCGATCAATATGAGGCGCTCGTCCCCTTCCAGTGGCCCCGGCCCCTGGCTGGAGCGGCAAAGGAACGGTTTTTCGCGGACGGCCAGTTCTATCACCCTGACGGCAAGGCGCGTTTCGTCCCCGTCCAGCCCCCCCTTCTGCCTGTGGAACTCGCACATGGCACCTTCGTGCTGAACACCGGACGCGTGCGCGACCATTGGCACACGATGACCCGAACCGGGAAGAGCGCGCGCCTTTCCGCGCATCTGGCCGAGCCTTTCTGCGAGATCCATCCGCTCGACGCAGCCATGCATCGGATCCGCGATGCCGACCTGGTCAAGGTTGCGAACGACGAGGGGCACTTCATCCTCGTGCGTGCCCTGCTGACGGAGCGACAGGCGCGTGGGTCGATTTTCGTGCCGATGCACTGGACGGATGAAACAGCATTCCCGGCACGGGTGGACACACTCGTTAAACCGGATGTCGATCCTGTCTCCGGCCAGCCGGCGCTCAAGCAGAGCCGCGTTTCACTCGCACGTCATGCGACCACCTTTCATGCCTTTCTGGTGGCCGCGGAGAAGCCGACACATCTGCCCTTCGAATACTGGGCGATCGCAAAGGCCGAAAACGGCTACCGGCTCGAGCTGGCCGGAGATGAACCGGAAGACGGGTTCGAGACCTGGTTCAGCCAGAGCCTCGGCCTGGATGAGGATATCGAGATTGTGCGCTACCGCGATGTCGCGGCCGGAGATTGCCGGATCCTCGCCTTGCGCGGATCCCGGCTGGTGGCAGCGTTCTTCGCATCGCGCTCTCCGGTGGCCGTTTCGCGGCAATGGGCTGTCGACCAGTTGCTCACCGACCATGCCGATGCCACCGCCCGTTCGCGGATCGTGGCGGGTCGTCCCGGTGCAGGCCAGCGAGACAAGGGGGCGACCGTCTGCGCCTGCTTTTCGGTGGGCGCCAAGGAGATCGCCCGTGCCGTCGGCCAAGGCTGCAGATCGGTGGAGGCCATCGGCCAATTGCTCAGTGCTGGAACCAATTGCGGCTCTTGCCGCCCGGAAATCAGGAGGATCATCGATGCGCAAGCGCTCCTCGCAGCAGAATGA
- a CDS encoding TRAP transporter small permease — MKTLVTARDFLEMASARLSQLCLTVASLALVLLIGSFGWLVFGRYVLNTTPTWVEQLALLLICYITFLGAAVGVKEDTHLGVTLFRDMLPVGLNQIVLLLCDIALAIFGAVMCLSSIELVRFGWPTLLPMLNLPEGVRSLSAALCGGLIALFCAIRVLSRAVQLIEQSASGREH; from the coding sequence ATGAAGACATTGGTGACAGCTCGGGATTTTCTCGAGATGGCCTCGGCGCGACTCTCCCAGCTTTGCCTTACAGTGGCATCTCTGGCTCTGGTCCTGCTGATTGGGTCCTTCGGCTGGCTGGTATTCGGCCGGTATGTCCTCAATACCACCCCGACCTGGGTTGAGCAGCTGGCGCTGCTGCTGATCTGCTACATCACGTTTCTTGGTGCAGCTGTCGGTGTGAAGGAAGATACCCATCTGGGCGTCACGCTGTTCCGCGACATGCTGCCGGTTGGGCTCAATCAGATCGTGCTCCTGCTTTGCGATATTGCGCTCGCGATCTTCGGGGCCGTCATGTGCCTGAGCAGCATCGAGCTCGTGCGATTCGGTTGGCCAACGCTCCTGCCAATGCTGAATTTGCCGGAAGGCGTCAGAAGCCTGTCGGCCGCACTGTGCGGAGGACTGATCGCTCTCTTTTGCGCAATTCGAGTTTTATCGCGTGCCGTTCAGCTCATCGAACAGTCCGCCTCCGGTAGGGAGCACTGA
- the nirB gene encoding nitrite reductase large subunit NirB, whose amino-acid sequence MAEKLVIIGNGMAPGRMLEELFEKAPGLYETTIFNAEPRVNYDRIMLSPVLSGEKAYEDIVIHDDAWYAAQGVTLHKGARVTEIDRLAKTVTSANGITAGYDKLVIATGSLPFIIPVPGHQLPGVLAYRDLDDVEKMLEIAERKGRAIVIGGGLLGLEAAYGLKRQGMEVTVIHLMPTIMERQLDPAAAYLLEKALSERGIEIITKANTKQILGTDRVEGIELEDGRVIAGDMVIMAVGIRPASQLAKDAGLAVNRGIVVDDGMMTSDASIFSLGECAEHRGICYGLVAPLYESARVLADRLTGGDAEYHGSVVNTKLKVTGINLFSAGDFGEAPDREEIVLRDAAAGIYKRLVLKENRIIGAVLYGETADGSWFFDLLKKQTDISEMRDTLIFGQSYQGGSPLDPMAAVAALPDDAEICGCNGVCKGKITAAITGKGLTTLDGVRAHTKASASCGNCTGLVEQLMALTLGDAYNPAAVTPMCTCTELGHDDVRRLIKAKGLKTIPAVMQELEWKTSCGCAKCRPALNYYLVSDWPDEYADDYQSRFINERVHANIQKDGTYSVVPRMWGGVTNAAELRAIADVVDKFEIPLVKVTGGQRIDLLGIEKEDLPAVWADLGKAGFVSGQAYAKGLRTVKTCVGSDWCRFGTQDSTGLGIRIEKFMWGSWTPAKLKLAVSGCPRNCAEATCKDIGVICVDSGFEIHFAGAAGLDIKGTDILGLVKTEDEALEHIVALTQMYREQGRYLERIYKWAKRIGHDEIRRQIMEDPDKRRAYYERFVFSQKFAQVDPWSERVSGKDKHEFNPMATVGYSAAAE is encoded by the coding sequence ATGGCGGAAAAACTGGTCATCATCGGCAACGGCATGGCGCCGGGCCGCATGCTGGAAGAACTGTTCGAGAAGGCGCCCGGTCTCTATGAGACAACGATCTTCAACGCGGAGCCGCGGGTCAATTACGACCGCATCATGCTTTCTCCCGTTCTCTCCGGCGAGAAGGCCTATGAGGACATCGTGATCCATGACGATGCCTGGTATGCCGCGCAGGGCGTGACGCTGCACAAGGGCGCAAGGGTCACGGAGATCGACCGTCTGGCAAAGACGGTGACATCGGCGAATGGCATCACCGCCGGTTACGACAAGCTGGTCATCGCGACAGGATCGCTCCCCTTCATCATCCCGGTTCCGGGCCATCAGCTGCCAGGCGTGCTTGCCTATCGCGACCTCGACGATGTCGAGAAAATGCTGGAGATCGCAGAGCGCAAGGGCCGCGCGATCGTCATCGGCGGTGGGCTTCTCGGCCTCGAGGCAGCCTATGGCCTCAAGCGCCAGGGCATGGAGGTGACCGTCATCCACCTGATGCCGACGATCATGGAGCGGCAGCTTGATCCGGCAGCCGCCTATCTTCTGGAAAAGGCGCTCTCGGAGCGTGGAATCGAGATCATCACCAAGGCAAACACGAAGCAGATTCTTGGCACCGACAGGGTCGAAGGGATCGAGCTCGAAGACGGCAGGGTGATTGCCGGTGACATGGTCATCATGGCGGTCGGCATTCGTCCGGCATCCCAACTTGCCAAGGATGCGGGCCTTGCCGTCAACCGGGGCATCGTCGTCGACGACGGCATGATGACTTCGGATGCCTCGATCTTCTCGCTCGGGGAATGTGCCGAGCATCGCGGCATCTGCTACGGCCTCGTGGCACCACTCTACGAAAGCGCCCGCGTTCTGGCCGACCGCCTGACCGGCGGCGACGCCGAATATCATGGCTCGGTCGTCAACACGAAGCTGAAGGTGACCGGTATCAACCTCTTCTCCGCCGGAGACTTCGGCGAGGCGCCGGATCGCGAGGAAATCGTGCTGCGCGATGCAGCAGCCGGTATCTACAAACGTCTGGTTCTCAAGGAAAACCGCATCATCGGCGCGGTCCTCTATGGAGAAACCGCCGATGGTTCCTGGTTCTTCGATCTGCTGAAGAAGCAGACCGACATATCGGAGATGCGCGACACACTGATCTTCGGCCAGTCCTACCAGGGAGGGTCTCCGCTGGACCCTATGGCGGCCGTTGCAGCCTTGCCGGATGATGCGGAAATCTGCGGCTGCAACGGCGTGTGCAAGGGCAAAATCACCGCGGCTATCACGGGCAAAGGTCTGACGACGCTGGATGGCGTGCGCGCACATACCAAGGCGTCGGCCTCCTGTGGCAACTGCACGGGCCTTGTCGAGCAACTCATGGCGCTCACACTCGGCGACGCCTACAACCCGGCTGCGGTCACGCCGATGTGCACCTGCACCGAACTCGGGCATGACGACGTGCGCCGACTGATCAAGGCCAAGGGGTTGAAGACGATCCCGGCGGTGATGCAGGAACTCGAATGGAAGACCTCCTGCGGGTGCGCCAAATGCCGGCCGGCCTTGAATTACTACCTCGTCAGCGACTGGCCTGACGAATATGCGGACGACTACCAGTCCCGTTTCATCAATGAGCGCGTGCACGCAAACATCCAGAAGGACGGCACCTATTCCGTCGTGCCACGGATGTGGGGTGGCGTAACCAACGCTGCCGAGCTGCGCGCCATCGCCGATGTAGTCGACAAGTTCGAGATCCCCCTCGTCAAGGTTACCGGAGGCCAGCGCATCGACCTTCTCGGCATCGAGAAGGAAGACCTGCCAGCCGTCTGGGCCGATCTCGGCAAGGCCGGTTTCGTCTCGGGCCAGGCCTATGCCAAAGGATTGAGGACCGTGAAGACCTGTGTCGGTTCCGACTGGTGCCGTTTCGGCACGCAGGATTCGACCGGGCTTGGCATCCGCATCGAGAAATTCATGTGGGGTTCCTGGACTCCGGCCAAGCTGAAACTCGCTGTGTCCGGCTGTCCGCGCAACTGTGCGGAGGCGACCTGCAAGGACATCGGCGTGATCTGCGTGGATTCCGGCTTCGAGATCCATTTCGCAGGTGCTGCAGGTCTCGATATCAAGGGTACCGATATCCTGGGGCTTGTGAAGACCGAGGACGAGGCGCTGGAGCATATCGTGGCGCTGACCCAGATGTATCGCGAGCAGGGTCGCTATCTCGAGCGCATCTACAAATGGGCCAAGCGTATCGGTCATGACGAGATCCGTCGCCAGATCATGGAGGATCCGGACAAGCGCCGGGCCTATTACGAACGCTTCGTCTTCTCCCAGAAATTCGCACAGGTCGATCCCTGGTCGGAACGCGTGTCCGGCAAGGACAAGCACGAGTTCAATCCGATGGCGACCGTCGGATACTCGGCGGCGGCGGAGTAG
- the nirD gene encoding nitrite reductase small subunit NirD — protein MLMNWIAIGTIDDIPLRGARCVKTPQGKIGVFRTAENLVYAIEDHCPHKGGPLTQGIVHGTSVTCPLHNWVISLETGKALGADEGAVRTIPIRNIDGQLSIALESALVAAE, from the coding sequence ATGCTCATGAACTGGATCGCTATCGGCACGATCGACGACATTCCCCTTCGCGGCGCGCGCTGCGTGAAGACGCCGCAGGGCAAGATCGGCGTCTTCCGGACGGCCGAGAATCTGGTCTATGCGATCGAGGATCATTGCCCCCACAAGGGCGGGCCGTTGACGCAAGGCATCGTGCACGGCACTTCCGTTACCTGCCCGCTGCACAATTGGGTGATTTCGCTCGAGACCGGCAAGGCGCTGGGCGCAGACGAGGGTGCTGTCCGCACCATCCCGATCCGCAACATCGACGGGCAGTTGTCGATCGCGCTCGAGAGCGCCCTCGTGGCGGCGGAGTGA
- a CDS encoding TRAP transporter substrate-binding protein, translating to MATIIKRRLSQLALAVALCVGGTGVISTPASAETWRGWNIHVAEYPVSHAMDFFMSRVAEKTEGRITGKVFHSGVLGDQPDAIEQTRLGVINFGVFSLGPMGQAVPETNVVSLPFIFKGIDQMHRLMDGEAGEAIGKGLEAKGLVALGFYDAGARSFYNSKRPINAPSDVSGMKVRVMSNDLFVGMIEAMGGNATPMAFGEVYQSLKTGVVDGAENNSPSYESTNHYEVAKYFSLSEHLIIPECLCMSKKTWDGLSPEDQAIIREVGKESTAMQRAEWAEREKASMEKVKSSGTVVNTVEDKAAFQAAMASVYDKFLADNPELTDLVNLIRNAD from the coding sequence ATGGCAACGATCATCAAGCGCCGGCTGTCGCAGCTGGCCCTAGCAGTAGCGCTGTGCGTTGGCGGAACGGGAGTGATAAGCACGCCAGCGAGCGCGGAAACCTGGCGCGGATGGAACATCCATGTCGCGGAATATCCGGTTTCGCACGCAATGGATTTCTTCATGTCGCGCGTCGCCGAAAAGACGGAAGGCCGGATCACCGGCAAGGTCTTCCATTCCGGCGTCCTGGGCGATCAGCCCGACGCGATCGAGCAGACCCGCCTGGGCGTGATCAATTTCGGGGTTTTCAGCCTTGGACCAATGGGGCAGGCCGTGCCCGAAACCAACGTCGTTTCGCTGCCCTTCATCTTCAAGGGTATCGACCAGATGCACCGCCTGATGGACGGTGAAGCTGGCGAGGCCATCGGAAAGGGACTTGAGGCGAAGGGTCTTGTCGCGCTCGGCTTCTATGACGCTGGGGCAAGATCGTTCTACAATTCGAAGCGTCCCATCAACGCACCTTCGGATGTCTCCGGCATGAAGGTTCGCGTCATGAGCAACGACCTGTTCGTTGGAATGATCGAAGCGATGGGCGGCAATGCGACACCGATGGCCTTTGGTGAAGTCTACCAGTCCCTCAAGACGGGCGTGGTCGACGGCGCGGAGAACAATTCCCCGTCCTATGAATCCACCAATCACTACGAAGTCGCCAAGTATTTCTCGCTCTCCGAACACCTCATCATCCCGGAATGCCTGTGCATGTCCAAGAAGACCTGGGACGGGCTTTCGCCGGAAGATCAGGCGATCATCCGTGAGGTCGGGAAGGAGAGCACCGCCATGCAACGTGCGGAATGGGCCGAGCGTGAAAAGGCGAGCATGGAGAAGGTGAAGTCCAGCGGGACGGTGGTCAACACCGTCGAGGACAAGGCTGCATTCCAGGCAGCCATGGCAAGCGTCTATGACAAGTTCCTGGCCGATAATCCGGAACTCACTGACCTCGTCAACCTGATCCGCAACGCCGACTAG
- a CDS encoding TRAP transporter large permease has protein sequence MGLTILLGIFGLTVVLGLPVAFAMGIAAAVTFAYEGMPLLMTFQRSVAGVSSFSLLAIPFFIFAGELMMHGGIAQHLVRFATTLVGHVRGGLATVNIFSSMLFGGISGSAIADISALGSILIPVMKEKGYRPDFAVNVTVTSSIAGIVIPPSHNMIIFAVAAGGGISVSKLFIAGVIPGILMCVCLAIAAYVIAVRHNYPSEAFPGWRETARAAMQALPGLFTAVIIVGGVLSGVFTVTESGAFGAIYALVLTAVVYRTLSFEAFVTCVTSSVRTTAMVMILIAFAGSFAWLLALYDVPTALSDALLSVSDNPIVILLMINVILLMLGMIMDMAALILICTPIFLPIAQGLGMDPIQFGIMLLINLGLGLCTPPVGTCLFVGCAVGKVKIETALRTIWPFYLALLVALLLVTYVPAISLWLPSIIG, from the coding sequence ATGGGCCTGACAATTCTGCTTGGAATATTCGGCTTAACCGTCGTGCTTGGATTGCCGGTTGCCTTTGCGATGGGAATAGCCGCGGCCGTCACCTTCGCCTATGAAGGCATGCCGCTGCTGATGACATTCCAGCGTTCGGTCGCCGGTGTATCCTCGTTTTCGTTGCTGGCCATCCCATTCTTCATCTTTGCTGGCGAACTGATGATGCATGGCGGCATCGCCCAGCATCTGGTGCGTTTTGCAACGACCCTTGTCGGCCATGTCCGCGGCGGCCTGGCGACTGTCAACATCTTCTCCAGCATGCTTTTCGGAGGGATCTCGGGCTCTGCCATTGCAGACATTTCAGCACTCGGCTCCATCCTGATCCCGGTGATGAAGGAAAAGGGCTACAGACCGGACTTTGCCGTCAACGTCACGGTGACATCCTCTATCGCGGGCATCGTCATTCCACCCAGCCACAACATGATCATCTTCGCCGTAGCTGCCGGTGGCGGAATCTCCGTATCGAAGCTGTTCATTGCGGGCGTCATTCCGGGCATACTGATGTGCGTCTGCCTGGCAATCGCGGCATACGTGATCGCGGTTCGACACAATTATCCTTCGGAGGCATTTCCCGGCTGGCGGGAAACGGCACGTGCGGCGATGCAGGCCCTGCCCGGCCTCTTCACGGCTGTCATCATCGTCGGCGGCGTCCTGTCCGGTGTCTTCACGGTTACCGAGAGCGGTGCATTCGGAGCCATCTATGCACTCGTTTTGACGGCCGTCGTTTACCGGACACTATCGTTCGAGGCGTTTGTCACCTGCGTCACATCGTCGGTGCGCACCACGGCCATGGTGATGATCCTCATCGCCTTTGCAGGCTCTTTTGCCTGGCTGCTGGCGCTCTATGACGTGCCGACGGCGCTGAGCGATGCCCTGCTGTCCGTATCAGACAATCCAATCGTCATATTGCTGATGATCAACGTTATCCTTCTGATGCTGGGGATGATCATGGACATGGCGGCGCTCATTCTGATCTGCACGCCGATCTTCCTGCCGATCGCCCAGGGGCTGGGCATGGATCCAATCCAGTTCGGCATAATGCTGCTGATCAATCTCGGCCTCGGGCTGTGCACCCCCCCTGTCGGAACCTGCCTTTTCGTCGGCTGTGCGGTCGGCAAGGTCAAGATCGAGACCGCATTGAGAACCATCTGGCCATTCTATCTGGCCCTGCTGGTCGCGCTTTTGCTGGTGACTTACGTGCCCGCGATTTCGCTCTGGCTGCCCAGCATTATCGGCTAA